The Xenopus tropicalis strain Nigerian chromosome 2, UCB_Xtro_10.0, whole genome shotgun sequence genome window below encodes:
- the tmigd1 gene encoding transmembrane and immunoglobulin domain-containing protein 1 isoform X1, giving the protein MNLCLCLALGPLLVLHHVAAVHLELNTKNVSHVMKLNISEMASLRCEVLDNTRNEELIWYRGIRQVDVSKKNNVNSSQVCIFPLSTEDNGVSFTCLLKRDNTVKLSVMLDIRFPPILEGESSVTVEVGKSAQLTCIVKANPQAEMVWKKNGVVVTMEKSRYRQYLDSDKFQLNIDKVVETDGGIYTCVAVATDDNTTTTETKMFELLVEGKKEVLPVEAIAAAVVVGALVILFGLFARRETFFKPCMKKRDDTSL; this is encoded by the exons ATGAATCTCTGCCTGTGCTTGGCGCTTGGTCCCCTGCTGGTACTGCACCATGTGGCAG CGGTGCATCTGGAACTAAATACCAAGAATGTAAGTCATGTTATGAAGCTTAATATTAGTGAAATGGCAAGCCTGAGATGTGAAGTTCTTGATAACACTAGGAATGAGGAATTGATCTGGTACCGGGGAATACGGCAAGTGGATGTCTCTAAGAAAAACAATGTGAATTCCAGCCAAGTCTGCATTTTCCCACTATCTACAGAGGACAATGGAGTCAGCTTTACATGCTTGCTAAAGAGGGACAATACAGTCAAACTATCCGTCATGCTGGATATCAGAT TTCCTCCCATCTTGGAAGGAGAGAGCTCTGTGACTGTAGAAGTGGGCAAAAGCGCTCAGCTGACCTGTATTGTCAAAGCCAACCCTCAAGCAGAGATGGTctggaaaaaaaatggtgttGTAGTAACTATGGAGAAGTCTCGGTACAGACAATACCTGGACAGTGATAAGTTCCAGCTTAACATCGACAAAGTAGTGGAGACGGATGGAGGGATCTACACTTGTGTGGCAGTTGCCACTGACGACAATACTACAACTACAGAAACAAAAATGTTTGAGCTACTGGTGGAAG GCAAGAAGGAAGTGCTCCCAGTGGAGGCCATAGCAGCAGCAGTAGTGGTGGGAGCACTGGTTATCCTCTTCGGCTTGTTTGCACGGAGAGAGACCTTTTTCAAACCA TGCATGAAGAAGCGAGATGACACCTCTCT GTGA
- the tmigd1 gene encoding transmembrane and immunoglobulin domain-containing protein 1, producing MSVELTDFIHRMNLCLCLALGPLLVLHHVAAVHLELNTKNVSHVMKLNISEMASLRCEVLDNTRNEELIWYRGIRQVDVSKKNNVNSSQVCIFPLSTEDNGVSFTCLLKRDNTVKLSVMLDIRFPPILEGESSVTVEVGKSAQLTCIVKANPQAEMVWKKNGVVVTMEKSRYRQYLDSDKFQLNIDKVVETDGGIYTCVAVATDDNTTTTETKMFELLVEGKKEVLPVEAIAAAVVVGALVILFGLFARRETFFKPCMKKRDDTSL from the exons CTGACTTTATCCACAGAATGAATCTCTGCCTGTGCTTGGCGCTTGGTCCCCTGCTGGTACTGCACCATGTGGCAG CGGTGCATCTGGAACTAAATACCAAGAATGTAAGTCATGTTATGAAGCTTAATATTAGTGAAATGGCAAGCCTGAGATGTGAAGTTCTTGATAACACTAGGAATGAGGAATTGATCTGGTACCGGGGAATACGGCAAGTGGATGTCTCTAAGAAAAACAATGTGAATTCCAGCCAAGTCTGCATTTTCCCACTATCTACAGAGGACAATGGAGTCAGCTTTACATGCTTGCTAAAGAGGGACAATACAGTCAAACTATCCGTCATGCTGGATATCAGAT TTCCTCCCATCTTGGAAGGAGAGAGCTCTGTGACTGTAGAAGTGGGCAAAAGCGCTCAGCTGACCTGTATTGTCAAAGCCAACCCTCAAGCAGAGATGGTctggaaaaaaaatggtgttGTAGTAACTATGGAGAAGTCTCGGTACAGACAATACCTGGACAGTGATAAGTTCCAGCTTAACATCGACAAAGTAGTGGAGACGGATGGAGGGATCTACACTTGTGTGGCAGTTGCCACTGACGACAATACTACAACTACAGAAACAAAAATGTTTGAGCTACTGGTGGAAG GCAAGAAGGAAGTGCTCCCAGTGGAGGCCATAGCAGCAGCAGTAGTGGTGGGAGCACTGGTTATCCTCTTCGGCTTGTTTGCACGGAGAGAGACCTTTTTCAAACCA TGCATGAAGAAGCGAGATGACACCTCTCT GTGA